In Sphingopyxis sp. FD7, a single window of DNA contains:
- a CDS encoding GspH/FimT family pseudopilin — MRIFAARAEARARARPDANGFTLVELMVVLAILALAAAAVVLTIPGEERSVRSEADRLAARLAAARDVAVIEGRSVAVRFAPSGYGFERRIAGEWQPLPGRPFEQRSWPAEVSFSAEGGQAVARILFDRVGTSPTPQAVILSGGDAREIVRVSATGEVSRGR; from the coding sequence ATGCGGATATTCGCAGCGAGGGCTGAAGCCCGCGCGCGCGCGCGTCCCGACGCCAACGGATTCACGCTGGTCGAACTGATGGTCGTGCTCGCGATACTGGCGCTCGCGGCGGCCGCGGTGGTGCTGACGATCCCCGGCGAGGAACGCAGCGTGCGCAGCGAGGCCGACCGGCTCGCCGCGCGCCTCGCCGCCGCGCGCGACGTCGCGGTGATCGAGGGGCGCAGCGTCGCGGTGCGCTTCGCGCCGTCGGGTTACGGCTTTGAACGGCGGATCGCGGGCGAATGGCAGCCGCTGCCCGGCCGCCCCTTTGAACAGCGGAGCTGGCCCGCCGAGGTGTCCTTTTCGGCCGAGGGCGGGCAGGCGGTCGCGCGCATCCTGTTCGATCGCGTCGGCACCAGTCCGACACCGCAGGCGGTGATCCTGTCGGGCGGCGATGCGCGCGAAATCGTCCGCGTGTCGGCGACGGGGGAGGTCAGCCGTGGGCGCTGA
- the gspI gene encoding type II secretion system minor pseudopilin GspI: protein MGADGPHRGEGGFTLLEMLVALSIISIAALTLVRLDAYAVRTAGDLDVSTVAGIVAQNRAVELWTDPAPPTIGNSAIGVANAGRNWRIDQRVTKTADAALLRIDLLVRPEGGGGQAALTIIRPAR from the coding sequence GTGGGCGCTGACGGGCCGCATCGGGGCGAAGGCGGCTTCACCCTGCTCGAAATGCTGGTGGCGCTCAGCATCATCAGCATCGCCGCGCTGACGCTCGTGCGGCTCGACGCCTATGCGGTGCGCACCGCGGGCGACCTCGATGTCAGCACCGTCGCGGGCATCGTCGCGCAGAATCGCGCGGTCGAGCTGTGGACCGACCCCGCGCCGCCGACGATCGGCAACAGCGCGATCGGCGTCGCCAACGCCGGGCGCAACTGGCGCATCGATCAGCGCGTGACGAAGACCGCCGACGCCGCGCTGCTGCGCATCGACCTGCTCGTCCGGCCCGAAGGCGGCGGCGGGCAGGCGGCGCTGACGATCATCCGGCCCGCGCGATGA
- the gspJ gene encoding type II secretion system minor pseudopilin GspJ, with amino-acid sequence MNDQRGFTLVEMLVALSLFAAIAAMGVGLLRSSIDTQDAVQERLKGMSGMNRVRAVMANDLAQSVQRPTRGPAGEAVPAFVGTATGFAFVHAGAAALEGSPRPAVERVGYALVGGEWRRATQPMLDGTALGEGDRLLDAVAAARVRYRDAAGSWSESWTSEPGDRLPRAVEVRISRTGRAPLTMLFLTAPTLLPPPAIAGEAP; translated from the coding sequence ATGAACGATCAACGCGGCTTCACCCTCGTCGAGATGCTCGTTGCGCTGTCGCTGTTCGCGGCGATCGCGGCGATGGGCGTCGGCCTGCTTCGCAGCAGCATCGACACGCAGGATGCGGTGCAGGAGCGGCTCAAGGGGATGAGCGGGATGAACCGCGTGCGCGCGGTGATGGCGAACGATCTGGCGCAGTCAGTGCAGCGCCCGACGCGAGGGCCGGCGGGCGAGGCGGTGCCGGCGTTCGTCGGGACCGCGACCGGCTTTGCCTTTGTCCATGCGGGCGCGGCAGCATTGGAGGGCAGCCCGCGGCCCGCGGTCGAGCGCGTCGGCTATGCGCTCGTCGGCGGCGAATGGCGCCGCGCGACGCAGCCGATGCTCGACGGCACCGCGCTGGGCGAGGGCGACCGGCTGCTGGACGCGGTGGCGGCGGCGCGGGTGCGCTATCGCGACGCGGCGGGGAGCTGGAGCGAGAGCTGGACGTCCGAACCGGGCGACCGCCTGCCGCGCGCGGTCGAGGTGCGGATCAGCCGCACGGGCCGCGCGCCGCTGACGATGCTGTTCCTCACCGCGCCGACCTTGCTCCCGCCGCCTGCAATCGCGGGGGAGGCGCCATGA
- the gspK gene encoding type II secretion system minor pseudopilin GspK — MTPSPGERGAALLSVLLLVAVMAVIAATALDRLTLATRIAGSAATVDQGRAYSFAAEQIALGRVADLVGRDPAKLTLAGDWLGRDFVLPLPGGEGRARLTDANNCFNLNSLVAETVPGRLTQRMGAQRQFAALMTLIGIEDGEAQAIAGATADWIDSDSNEGRLGAEDNVYRAMPGAYLPANRKMAHVSELRAVRGVSAKIYARLEPWVCVLPSTDPVKLNVNTLAAGQAPLVAMLWPGEIDLATARAALAARPAGGYGSSVRFWEAPAFDRRKPPTDVAEQAAVTSRWLMLTTNVTMGDGFLTAVSLIDANGGAPSAGMAPPVIVRRDWGESD, encoded by the coding sequence ATGACACCCTCGCCGGGCGAACGCGGCGCGGCCTTGCTCAGCGTCCTGCTGCTCGTCGCCGTGATGGCGGTGATCGCGGCGACCGCGCTCGACCGGCTGACGCTGGCGACGCGGATCGCGGGCAGCGCGGCGACGGTCGATCAGGGGCGCGCCTACAGCTTCGCTGCCGAACAGATTGCGCTCGGCCGCGTCGCCGATCTGGTCGGGCGCGATCCGGCGAAACTGACGCTCGCGGGCGACTGGCTGGGGCGCGATTTCGTGCTGCCGCTGCCCGGCGGCGAAGGCCGCGCGCGGCTGACCGACGCCAACAATTGCTTCAACCTCAACAGCCTGGTCGCCGAAACGGTGCCGGGGCGCCTGACGCAGCGCATGGGGGCGCAGCGGCAATTCGCGGCGCTGATGACCCTCATCGGCATCGAGGACGGCGAGGCGCAGGCGATCGCGGGCGCCACCGCCGACTGGATCGACAGCGACAGCAATGAAGGACGGCTCGGCGCCGAGGACAATGTCTATCGCGCGATGCCCGGCGCCTATCTGCCCGCGAACCGCAAGATGGCGCATGTCAGCGAGCTGCGCGCGGTGCGCGGGGTGAGCGCCAAAATCTACGCGCGGCTGGAACCCTGGGTCTGCGTGCTGCCCTCGACCGACCCGGTAAAGCTCAACGTCAACACGCTCGCCGCCGGACAGGCGCCGCTCGTCGCGATGCTGTGGCCCGGCGAAATCGATCTTGCGACGGCGCGGGCGGCGCTAGCCGCGCGGCCCGCGGGCGGCTATGGCAGCAGCGTACGATTCTGGGAGGCGCCGGCGTTCGATCGCCGCAAGCCGCCGACCGATGTCGCCGAGCAGGCGGCGGTGACGAGCCGCTGGCTGATGCTGACGACGAATGTGACGATGGGGGACGGGTTCTTGACGGCAGTTTCGCTCATCGACGCCAATGGCGGCGCGCCATCGGCCGGCATGGCCCCGCCCGTGATCGTGCGCCGCGACTGGGGCGAGAGCGACTGA
- the gspL gene encoding type II secretion system protein GspL has product MTRTLLIWLPPVTALANDDAAPAAWLRVDDGLVVDSGQDDGWVADWEKRGDDGPDDRLVALAPACDVPLRWHHYPDAAPAQAAAAARIDALRDSLGDAAALHVVAGQPAGMGQAVPVAVTTHAAMTAWTGWLAARGLTAAAIIPAAAAVPPPEADSLWAAELGGERIIRSADRAWASDPELDPLIAGHHDVAPLDAEAMRNALLLTLAAPPLDLLSGAWKPKRRWAVDPAMLRLARRLAIALVVASVAVPLVYALRLSADTSRADEAVVAMAKKAGVAASDASAAETEIDRRLAAAGGGPLAFSVPASALYDAMRDAPGVSLKTLSHRTDGTLTTTLAAPRVDDINQVLLALQARGYRITAQPMAGTDGQQMANITIRAVP; this is encoded by the coding sequence GTGACGCGCACCCTGCTGATCTGGCTGCCCCCCGTGACGGCGCTCGCGAACGACGATGCCGCCCCCGCCGCGTGGCTGCGCGTCGACGACGGCCTCGTCGTCGACAGCGGACAGGATGATGGCTGGGTCGCCGATTGGGAAAAGCGGGGCGACGACGGCCCCGACGACCGGCTGGTCGCGCTGGCGCCCGCGTGCGACGTCCCGCTGCGCTGGCACCATTATCCCGACGCGGCCCCGGCGCAGGCCGCCGCCGCAGCGCGGATCGACGCGCTGAGGGACAGTCTGGGCGATGCGGCGGCGCTGCATGTCGTCGCGGGACAGCCCGCCGGGATGGGGCAAGCGGTGCCCGTGGCGGTGACGACCCATGCGGCGATGACGGCGTGGACCGGCTGGCTGGCCGCGCGCGGGCTGACCGCGGCCGCGATCATTCCGGCCGCCGCCGCGGTGCCGCCGCCCGAAGCCGACAGCCTGTGGGCGGCCGAGCTGGGGGGTGAGCGGATCATCCGGTCGGCCGACCGCGCCTGGGCGTCGGACCCCGAACTCGACCCGCTGATCGCGGGCCATCACGATGTCGCGCCGCTCGATGCCGAAGCGATGCGCAACGCGCTGCTGCTCACGCTCGCGGCGCCGCCGCTCGACCTGTTGAGCGGCGCATGGAAGCCGAAGCGCCGCTGGGCGGTCGATCCGGCGATGCTGCGGCTCGCGCGGCGGCTGGCGATCGCGCTGGTCGTGGCGAGCGTTGCGGTGCCGCTCGTTTACGCGCTGCGTCTGTCGGCCGACACGAGCCGCGCCGACGAGGCGGTGGTCGCAATGGCGAAGAAAGCGGGGGTGGCCGCATCCGACGCCAGCGCGGCGGAGACCGAAATCGACCGTCGGCTCGCCGCGGCGGGGGGCGGGCCGCTCGCCTTTTCGGTGCCCGCTTCGGCGCTGTACGACGCGATGCGCGACGCGCCGGGCGTGTCGCTGAAAACGCTGTCGCACCGCACCGACGGCACGCTGACGACGACGCTCGCGGCGCCGCGCGTCGACGACATCAACCAGGTTTTGCTGGCGCTGCAAGCGCGCGGCTATCGCATCACCGCGCAGCCGATGGCGGGGACCGACGGGCAGCAGATGGCCAATATCACGATCCGGGCGGTGCCATGA
- the gspM gene encoding type II secretion system protein GspM, with product MTDRLKNWWAGLSGRERWLVGIAAVLALGVLGWGIARPAVAAFIDLESRHRAAIEREGRVAAKVALLGARPAKSVAAGVDAGAIDQFLQQSAGEIGLTLDRNEARGANQATIAIATAKAPVLTDWLAALEAQGFIIDQLTITPAADGTVGMTAELRKGGR from the coding sequence ATGACCGACAGGCTGAAAAACTGGTGGGCGGGATTGTCGGGGCGCGAACGCTGGCTGGTCGGCATCGCCGCGGTGCTGGCGCTGGGCGTGCTCGGTTGGGGAATCGCGCGGCCCGCGGTGGCCGCCTTCATCGACCTGGAAAGCCGCCACCGTGCCGCGATCGAGCGCGAGGGGCGCGTTGCGGCGAAGGTCGCGTTGCTCGGCGCGCGGCCCGCGAAATCGGTCGCGGCGGGCGTCGACGCGGGCGCCATCGACCAGTTTCTTCAGCAGTCGGCGGGCGAGATCGGGCTGACGCTCGACCGCAACGAAGCACGCGGCGCCAATCAGGCGACGATTGCGATCGCGACAGCGAAGGCGCCGGTGCTCACCGACTGGCTCGCCGCGCTCGAAGCGCAGGGCTTCATCATCGACCAACTGACGATCACCCCCGCCGCCGACGGCACCGTCGGGATGACGGCGGAACTCCGAAAGGGCGGACGATGA
- the gspN gene encoding type II secretion system protein N, whose amino-acid sequence MSARRRWIVAAALLALVLLVATFPMRLALGWSGADDAGVSARAVRGSVWSAELVDARLGALPLGTVRASLSPLALLTGETELAFERSDDRLGALAGRLHGSSPRGISDVSGTSAMAGGLGLIPVDTIRFEGATVRFDDAGKCARASGRIQLMVAAPIAGLDLSRGLSGPLRCAKGRAEAALASQSGMERLTLGFDGGGAWRARLAINVDRDPAMAAALAALGFRAGPGGFVLATSGRF is encoded by the coding sequence ATGAGCGCGCGGCGGCGCTGGATCGTCGCGGCGGCGCTGCTTGCGCTCGTCCTGCTTGTCGCGACCTTTCCGATGCGCCTCGCGCTCGGCTGGTCGGGCGCGGATGATGCCGGCGTGTCGGCGCGCGCGGTGCGCGGGTCGGTGTGGTCGGCCGAGCTGGTCGACGCGCGGCTCGGCGCGCTGCCGCTCGGCACAGTGCGCGCCAGCCTGTCGCCGCTGGCCTTGCTCACCGGCGAAACCGAACTCGCCTTCGAACGCAGCGACGACCGGCTCGGCGCGCTCGCAGGAAGGCTGCACGGCAGCAGTCCGCGCGGCATATCGGACGTCAGCGGGACGAGCGCTATGGCGGGCGGGCTGGGCCTGATCCCGGTCGATACGATCCGCTTCGAGGGTGCGACAGTGCGGTTCGACGATGCGGGCAAATGCGCGCGCGCGAGCGGGCGGATTCAGCTGATGGTCGCCGCGCCGATCGCGGGGCTCGACCTGTCGCGCGGTCTTTCCGGGCCGCTGCGCTGCGCGAAGGGGCGCGCCGAGGCGGCGCTCGCCAGCCAGTCGGGGATGGAACGGCTGACGCTCGGCTTCGACGGCGGCGGCGCGTGGCGTGCGCGGCTGGCGATCAATGTCGACCGCGATCCCGCGATGGCCGCGGCACTCGCGGCGCTGGGCTTCCGCGCCGGGCCGGGCGGGTTCGTGCTGGCGACCTCGGGCCGGTTCTGA
- a CDS encoding prepilin peptidase, with translation MTILDALPFGTGILLAGLIGLLLGSFIATLVLRWPEGRSLLGRSQCDGCGRALGVRDLVPILSALLSRGRCRTCGARINPFHGRVELASALIGAAALALLPGTAGWLWALFGWLLLPLALLDARHFWLPDRLTLLLAVTGVLLAGPMLGTSLADRWVGALVGGGALALLAWLYARARGRDGMGGGDPKLVAATGAWLGWQALPLMLLLASLGGIVWALVVQRKGGSPLGERRVPFGAFLCGAAFVAVPVWPFIAR, from the coding sequence GTGACGATCCTCGATGCCTTGCCCTTCGGCACGGGCATCCTGCTGGCCGGGCTGATCGGGCTGCTGCTGGGCAGTTTTATCGCGACGCTGGTGCTGCGTTGGCCTGAGGGGCGCTCGCTGCTCGGGCGCTCGCAGTGCGACGGTTGCGGACGGGCGCTCGGCGTGCGCGATCTGGTGCCGATCCTGTCGGCGCTGTTGTCGCGCGGGCGGTGCCGGACGTGCGGGGCGAGGATCAACCCCTTTCATGGCCGGGTCGAGCTGGCATCGGCGCTGATCGGTGCGGCGGCGCTGGCGCTGTTGCCCGGCACGGCGGGCTGGCTCTGGGCGTTGTTCGGCTGGCTGCTGCTGCCGCTCGCGCTGCTCGATGCGCGGCATTTCTGGCTGCCCGACCGGCTGACGCTGTTGCTGGCGGTGACGGGGGTGTTGCTGGCGGGACCGATGCTCGGCACGTCGCTGGCCGATCGCTGGGTCGGCGCGCTGGTGGGCGGTGGCGCGCTGGCGCTGCTCGCGTGGCTTTACGCGCGTGCGCGCGGACGGGACGGCATGGGCGGCGGCGACCCCAAACTCGTCGCGGCGACCGGCGCGTGGCTCGGCTGGCAGGCCTTGCCGCTGATGCTGCTGCTTGCCAGCCTTGGCGGGATCGTCTGGGCGCTCGTCGTCCAGCGAAAAGGGGGCTCGCCGCTCGGCGAGCGGCGAGTCCCCTTCGGTGCATTTTTGTGCGGCGCG